In Oreochromis niloticus isolate F11D_XX linkage group LG12, O_niloticus_UMD_NMBU, whole genome shotgun sequence, the DNA window CAGTCCATTTCATGCTTCACTGTGGCTGCAGTTCAGACAAACGTtacaatatttttgttttattacgtGCCCTCATTCACAAACCCTACATTATATTTAATCATGGTTAACCACAGCATTAAAAAACCttcaatcactttttttttcaggaggGCGGCATGTGAAGGTGTGGGATCTGCTAAAAGGAGGCCAGCCTCTGGTGTCACTGAAGAACCATCACAAAACTGTCACAAGTTTGGCTCTCAGCAGCAACGGACAGAGACTGCTGTCAGCTTCTCTCGACAGGTAAATGTCAAACGCATGCAGGTCTGTCATAacaaagaaagaggaaatgTTCTAACTGGTGGAGTCAAACATCACAATGCTGAATATTTAGTTAATAGTACATTTGTAAATCATGTGCTTGGTTTCATTCTGTGTACATAGGGCGTTCATGAAAGAAAAGTTACTCTCATTTGAACCAccctttataaataaagactgAATAATTGAATTTGATTTAATGCATATCCTCTGTTTGTCTTCCAGGCACGTGAAGGTGTACAGCACAACAAACTACAAAGTGGTCCACAACTTTGACTATGCTGCTTCTATCCTCAGTCTGGCTTTGGCTGTAAGTCATGCACTTGACCCTTTGTTAGTtgctaaaatatatattttatttactatttcaaCTTCTCTGTAGATGAAGTGCATTCACTGAATTGTACCCCACCAAAGTGAGCTTAGATGGGAGAGATCAACTATAAGAATTCATTCTGCTTCTTTAATTGATTAAAGTAAAACTCTGAATATCTCTTTCTTTTTAGCCGGATGATGAGTCCATTGTTGTGGGTATGACCAACAGTATTCTGAGTATCAAACACAGGAAAAACCAAGAAGATTCAAAGGAAATAGCTGGCCAACAGAGGCGCCGTCCATCGTATCGTGTCTTTGTGAAAGGGAAAAATTATGTCCCTAAACAGGCAAGTTCACAATTAGTAACATGTAGAAGGTGCGAAAATCATTCTGAGATGTAATGCAAGGTCTAAATAGATGATAGTTTCTTAATGTGCTAAATAAGTGTTAACACGAAATCAGATTGACTCATGAGACTGTTTGATTTCTCACCtttgattcattcatttcttGGTTCTTCTCTAGGATGATTATCTTGTCAGTAAGCCTGTCAAAGAACATTTGGCCAAATATGACAAGCAACTTCGAAGGTTTAACGTATCCAAGGCTTTGGATACAGCTCTGGAGGTATGCGATTTATTGATTTATAGTTTTGGCATCAAGGTTTAAATACTTCATGTCATTGTTGAGGTGCCTTTTAGTCACTATGTTGTTCATTTTACAGTCGGCAGTACACAACAGTACGTGCAGTTATTTTgggaaaataaaagtttaaagttttattgtgtttaatgTTCAAAGGTattgattttttgtttgtagACATGGATCAGATTCAGAAAGCCTGAGATCACCATGGCTGTTATAAAGGAGCTGGATAGAAGAGGAACACTGAAGAATGCACTGGCAGGAAGGGATGAACGAGGGCTCTCTCAGTTGCTCAACTTCCTCATCGGGTGAGATGCCAGAGAAAACTAAGCCATAACGTTAACATTGTGACCCCCCACAAACGAAGTGAATAACAGCCTCAAGGTCTAAACAAAATTACACTAATTATTTGATCAGTGCTCGTAATTGATGTTTTATTTATCAAAAATGGACAGTTATTAATACCTAATCAATTCTGGGCACTTTTGGACCACAGAACTTTTTGTGTAGTTCCTCTAATTCTTGGAAGACGTCGCTCcaattttgtgtgtctgcactgcaggaattttttttttaaagtacctGCTACAGGGTAAAGAACCTTTGGCACAAAAAAATCCCCTTTGACTGATGTAAGTATGGTGATTTACAAATTTGTAGGACAACACTTGTGTCTAAAATAAGTACTATTACTTTACATCTTTTGTCTAGTGTAGAATTTAAAAATAGCTGTCTGAATTCTGAAAACGCGTCACAGAAAGTACCATAGCTCCctgcattttgtgttctttttttgtttctatcATGGTTAGTACCCCATATAAAACATGGGACACAACCACACGGTAATTACCACATAATGCACCGACACTAGCATAAATGCTGGCAACAACAGTGGCCGCTTATTTAGGTTCTGTTGTAGGGGAATCTACAAAGATTCCCCATGGAAGTAGAAATCAGGCCTTGGCGTGCTCTATGTCTGTGCCTCAGCAGGTTAGAGCTGCTTTGGTGGCACAAAAAGTACCAAAAGAGAAGTCATAATGTTTTGGCTCATTGAATTGAATGTTTTGAGTTTTATAGTTTGCAGCTGTACAACAGATCATGCAGAAAAATGTTTCCcacattcattcttttttttctgtttcctccaGGAACTTTGTTGATGCCAGATTTACTCCCGTCCTCGTAACAGCAGCCGAGATGATCCTGGACATCTATCAGTCAATCATTGGCCAGTCACCCTTGGTGGACCGACAGCTGCTGCGGTTGCAGGACCTTGTGGAGAAAGAGCTCGATTACCAGAAGGAACTCTTGGAGGTGTTGGGCATGTTGGACACAATGTTTGCTTCCTCCCTTCCAAGAAAGGAGGTGCCATGCTCTGGCATCGGCAAGTCTAACGGTCTGACTCAGGGAGAACCAAGCACCTCAAAACCACAGCTTCAGGTCACCTGAGACTTATAAGCTACTTTAGACTGGGTTTAAGTACCTTTAAAACATTTCTTATTGGACCATCAGACGCAGAGCCCCTGTCTAGGACGTTTCGAAAAGGAAAGGTGCAAGTTTTAAGAGACTGACGAAACCACAGTCTCACTCTGGTGATTTAATTCAGTGTGACTAGCACAATAAGCATCAGAGAGACCATACATTTACTGTATGAAGAATATCTGAATGTGTGGATGTAAAGCAAAGCATTTCTTGTATTAGAAATCTTATATTTACAAGTCGAATTGTAAATGcaagtgtgtgtatatgtatggtAGTGGCTGAGTTCACTGTGAGTGTGTATTTTTATAATATCTGACATTGGTAAATGTTTCAtgagcaaataaaaaataagtcgTTTGTCATTTCCACACTGACTGATTATAATTATTCAATTGCTTTGAACAACAGGCTCGAGTAACTGCGCAGTGAATTTCCACTGTTAATATGAATGTGATTGTTTATATAGCCTGGCACAGTTTTATCGCCCTCCATTGGGGGGCGCTGTAACCTCAAAGAAACTGAACTTTCACTCGTAAAGGAGGAATTTGCATGTGAGCAGACGGAAGACAGAAGGCTTAAACGGAGACAGGAGAGGATGCTGTGTCAGTGGAGGCTGAGGCTCTCAGTCTGCAAACGCATCAGCACCGACTGTCGACCACTTCCCAACTTGTAGCCTAAATACGGACAGTTGAATTAGCAGTTAGCAAAAGGAGGATGAATCCGAATTAGAGGGATTTTTCTCCCCCACATATAAGCGTGCTGCCAAGGTTCTTCTGTCGGAGTTTGAGCCCCTGTGCAGGTGGGTGCATCAATATTTTACTTGAGGAATGAGTTCAGTGTGTGTTTTGCATGTAGTTTTACTGACAGTTTGCTGACTCGTTAAGACTCCTAAAACAGCATGCTTAAAAAGCTTTTAGCAATAAGTAAGATTACTTTGAGCCATCAAGAAAAAATACAATTGCACCTAAAGATAGGTGGAGGATATTTTATGAGAAATAGCCACTGACGTCCCAACTGTGATGAGCACTTCTGCTGTGTCATATAGCTAGCATATTTACAAAATAGTGCAAAGTCCCCCTACCCCCTTTAAATTGTTTTCCTTTGACACTCTGATATTTAGTtgataatattttaaataaatatgccattttaaatgtaaatgcaatGCAGTAATCAAGAAAaggaaatattttctttaaaaatagttGTGTTACAGCTGTTGTGTCCAGTTTAAGAAGTGACCACTGATAGAGAACAGATCTGAACCCTGCAGGCTGAAATCCAATCGATTTCCTACTAAAcacgcaggcacacacacacacacagcagatttGGGAACATTTGGAGTTTTGGtgcttcaaaacacaaaggcagaATAGTATCATCATTAAAATCATTATACTTGGGATCAAAAGATTATCCTGTCTCATCACAGGACCCCTGACTCAGCACGGCACATAAAAGGTTTGGTAATCTCTTCAGGATCAGAGGAAAAAGCAGAATAACCAAAATAACAAAAGGGGTAATGGGTAGTCACATGACCACACCGAGTGTGCGGTGTGTTTTCTCTATTTCATTTTAGTCTCTCAgttatctttttgttttatgtttgtctTCCCTGCAGATGGAACTGAGCAGAAGGAAAGTGCCTCTGTATGTAAGTATGCGCCCCAGTTTGCAGTCTAGATCAGCTTCTTAAATTAATCTCAACAGTTAGTTTTCCCTCTGGAAAATCTCTAAAAATTGAGTTTGGAATTCATTGAGAGATCGGCAGCCTTGTTTATAGAAAATGAAAGTCACTGACAGATTGTGCTCACGATTAAAACGCTATGTTTATGGAAAGTGGAACAAATGCTGTGTCTGAAAGGGTGTGACTGATATGTCTTCCTATGTCTGTTCATCACGTTAGCTGTAGTTTCTCTGTACGGTTTATTTAAATGTGAACCGTGTGTGAGCGTTTCACTGTGTTGATGGAAATGGTGTTTTCAGACATATGAATaaatcatttctgtgttttgttggttttttgtttgtttgtttctttgcttttgAACACTAATTCAGAGTaactcaggaaaaaaaataaacatatccATCAGCACATAGGTGACAATAACATTCTGGCATTTGTGTATCTACCTAGCAAATCAGTAACTCCGTGATTCATTCCCAgtgatgttttttatttgtattttacttACTCAGAGATGAAAGAGAAATTGTATTTGCTGTGTATTTGACTTGTGGTGTTTTTGATCATGGTAACCCTTTGAACCCCTGCTGCCTGTGATTAAGCTGTACACAAACAGGGCATGACTTTGgtcaaatattatttttattggttTGGTGACCAAACAGTGTAAGCAAAATAATGCTTCTCTCGAGATCAAAGGCAGATGTGTTGCTCACACTTCAAGTTACTTCAGTAATCTATAAGAGTATGTGTTTTATTTGgtgttttcctttcatttgaGGTTATTTAAAGGTCAACCAATGCTTAATGTAGACACACTACCATGACTATTTTGTGTAATGAAACACCTACTCCTCAAATGTTGCACCTTCATTCAGTAGAGCTTCACTCTTTATGCAACAACTGATTTTTAAAAGCTGAAGGCAAAACTGAAGAAGATTGCATGTGGGTTAAGAATGATAGTCAATAACCAAGCCAGCAACTCAGTGAGTTTGGAGCAAAATAGCACCGCTTGGTTGCTCACAGTGACAATGCTAACAACAGCAGTGTTTAGGATGTAAAGTCATAGATTAATGACAATgttaatagttttttttctaatgtttcGGCCCTCAAAACAATGCATTGAACATGTAAACTTTTTAGTGATAGTGATGATTGTTGAGGGAAGGCATAACTAATTTCTTGCTCCTGatagttattacaattttttaaaacttgaaagCATGTGTCTgaaagtgtgtgtctgttacTATTGTGAAAATTCAATGATCTGACTAAACCCCATGATCAGTttcttgtagaaccaccttcagcagcagtaacttgaagtaatcgtGTTTTGtggggatcattgtcctgttgcatgacccagtttcagccaagctttaacTGTTGGGACagtttgactctagaatactttggcaGACAGATGGTCCACTCAATGACTCCAATGTGCCCAGGTCCTTTggctgtttgtgctgatatgctgtgcttgtttttttcccaaatGTGGGACTGTGCATTACGaccatctccactttggtctcctctgtccaaaggacgttgttccagaagtcttgatTTGTTAGGGTGCAACTTTGCAGACCTAAGCTGTGTTACCAacttctttttagagagaagaaaCCTTCTCCTGGCaatccaaacaagccatacttgttcagtctttttcagtgATTGTTCTAGCATGTTACAGCCTTCACTAATGTCATTACCATCTCCTGTGTTTTATTTCCTATTTCATGTCAAGCTTCTAAAAATGACAGAATACTGTTTTTCCTCTGGCCACGTGGGCCTATACACCAGTTGGCCTTCATTTTCTAAATATATACCAATCTCTCATAAGAGTCATTGACAGTTAAGATGAATAACACTGCTCATCTCACTACAATGCAGTGTTCAACCTAGAGGCAGCAGGGCTATAGCAGGAAACGTCTGCACTCAGGactttctgtatgttttttctTCAATGATTTTGAACACTGCAGTCTGGTTGGTTCATCAGTTACATTAACTAAAGACTGATTTAGTGATTTCACCATTTGTGAAAATATATGATCAACCAAAGCTTCCAGCACGTTTAATTAGACTTTATAGGATAATTTGATCACATAGAGAAAAATGCTTTGTTGTATTAGTGCAGATCACTTAGCAACACAACAATGCATTTGGCCAAGTGTATAACATTGGATTTCTGCATTTTCTGGATAATATTTTTGAAACATAACATTAACCTAAGTATTATAACAAACCTAGCACACCCCTTCGTGAAAACAGAACAACGTGAGTAACAGTAAAAAGAGCAGAACAATTGAACTGGCCGAGTCAAACCAATCGAACAAGCCTGATCCTTGGAGGCAGCCCACCCAGCAACTGGCAGGACCTATAGGATGCGCTGCCAACATCACTGTGTCAGGCACCACAAGACAAGCACAGAGCTCTCATGCTCATACCTCAGCAAGTCAGAGCTGTTTTGGCAGCATCACTTGGATCTAAACAGGTGGTTTTGATATTGTGGCTGATTGGTGTATGTGCTCACATCCACATAATAATATGCTATCCTTCAAGGTGCAAgacaaagtaaaaagtagcATATGGCCACACTGGCACACTTCATATCATAGAAAGCACCAGAAATAGCTTTGTTTGAAAGTCTgctccaatccattcttctgcTGCCTCTGGCAGTATCAACAGATATTTCCAGTATTTCGTTTAGTGACCACATAATCATTAGTGGTCACCATCTGGTCAATCATACAGATGTGGAGAGTCTTAATGAGTGTCCAGGAGAAGCCTGGTTGACGTTTGAGGATTTGTGGTAAACCTGATTTTCTCTATGTCAAGTCTTCCAGACATGAAGAAATAGATAAGTGAACACGAAGCTTGGATTAGGTGAGACAAAGAGAAATGGAGGCAGGATTACTCAAAGTGTCCCTTTTTTAGTCAATAAGAggagtgaaaacaaaaaccctCTGGTTTTATTAACCATGAGAAATCAGGTCAGCTGTTGAGGCCAAAAGAAAGACTACTGAAAATACACTCTTAAGCCATCTACACTAATCTGTAATGTATATTGCATTTCACGGTAAACCTTACCTTTAGGACTTACATTTTGGCTGcagctttgttttttcctcaggCCTGTTCCTCTACTCCCGGCTCAGTCAGTCTTTTGATAGGTTTCCAAGAATAACCCACACAATATGTCTTGTGGCCTCAATACACTGGTCTATTGAGGCCACTGTAGGTGGACAAATTGATATCGTCTACAATAGATTTCTTCCCCTGTGActgttgcatggtggtgaaaaagcAGCAGCTCTGTTAAAAGGCAACTAGCCTgggaagcttttattttgtagctAGTAAAGCTAGTTCATGTTCAGCCTTTATACTTGAAATCTTTTGGTTGCATTAGTTATAACCATGTATTCAAAGTGGAAACATCACACGAAGACAACAGCATGGACCCAGAAATGTGCAAAGAtgcagaaatctgttaaaaGCTTTTGCAGACTGCATAAGTAGCAACTAGCCAAAGAACATAGTGGATGCATTTATAAGTATTTGTGATTAAAGAGTGAATGCTAGACTTTCTCAGGTGGTTACTAAGAAGATTGATTGAATGCTAGTGTTGTTTGTATTTACTGAAAGTGTGAATAAGCAGCTGATTTCTCACAATCGCCATATGAACAGCTTGCCACTTTTTAGCTGacaagttaaaaaaatgaatagcTTGTGCTTTCAATATAACATAAATAttctttaaatatataaaacctCAAGGTCTCAGCAAATCAGATTTCCTGGTGTCCTGAAAGGCTTGTATTGTTTTAATGTAATTAACAGAACAGTTATAGGATGTCTTATTTTTAGATATGTACTAGtcgatttatttattatttatcattattattatttttatttatttgtgtgactgttcaaaccttttttcattctttcttttgcCTTAAATGAGAAATCTAAAGTCTTGTAGCTTGTCTGGATCAGGGCAGGTCTTTGAGGAGACACTAAGGCATTCCTGTTTTTATTGAGGGGGGGATGGTTTATTGTACCCTCGAGAGGAACGCTATCAGGGGATTTGGTGTACTTTACAGAAATCTAgaacatcagaatcagaataaagTCTTGCTCTAAAATGAGCCTGTATACTTAACAATAGATGTATTGTTTTTGATCGGTAGCgtctttcttctttgtttttcctctcgACCTCTCCCACATTCATTTATCTCAGGGCGAAGCAAAGGTATTTGCATTGCTGGACGGTTTTGACTCTGCGCCAGAAGATGCAGAGGTTTACATTGTTTTGGAAGGATCCACACTGATCCATGTTACCAGGGCTCACAGTGATGTCATGCTCTGCTTTATTGTGCCCGGTATGTTCATGATTTTCTGATGTAGTATTACATGTATAGTACTGTGTAAAAGTCTTAAATCACCCtctatttctttgtattttgctagGAATATTAGAAATACATATGGcgaacatacatggaaatatagTTTCCTCCCTGTTTCAGTACCTTAAGATTGCTTCTTAACAGCCACCCTTCCAATAAGAGCATTTCTGATGAAGCTTTCATGAACAGTAGATAAATCAACTGAATAACAAGATGCTTCTCTCGGATCCCGTGTCAcagctttgctggattttttccccctatttctTAAGAACATGATTTTCAGGTAGTGTTccttcattttaatgttttttaggTCTGCCACTTCTTTTGGCCTTCACTTATTTGGATATCATGAAGCTATTGCTTAACAAACCCCATAAAAATTACATGAAAGTTTGGCtctttggaagcaaaatataaagaaatgaggggtttTATGTTCTCATGTCTTATGccatattttgatattttacaAATGTAAACATTAGTATATTCTAGCAATCCCaggtttttccactttttctttcccttttatGTATCATAATACCTAAAAGAAGTATGTATTTGAATCTTCAAGCATACCGGCTTACACATAAACAAGTCCCTACAGTGGCTTGAGCTCTGACAGGGTGCAGAATCTTAGCAGCTTCCACATAGGAGCGAAACAGCTCCATGAACAATATGTCATTATTACTGAGCCTCTGTGTAGGTTGACACAAACAACAGGCAGTCCTGCAGGCTCAAATATACTAACTCAATGCAGAAAACGAAAAGTGCCTTTGTTAGCATCCAAAAAGAAAAGCTGATACTCAAACATATCCAAGGCTTGGAGGCATTCTTAAAGCCCTGTAACCATGGTGTGTTTTTGTAGTGTTGACTCATTTCTCACAAACCATAAATCCTTTTGATAGATTTCCTTTCACCCTTTTTGGCTTCTATTTCCGTTtattaaaaacagtttgaacaaaaaaatctgtaactttTGGAGTTTTTTGTTCCATCCAGTGACAGAATCATACTGTGCAAAAGAAGCTCTTTTTCATATAAAAGGATATTGTGTATTTAACTGATGTTAAATATAACTTTTGTTGTGCTTGCTTAGGCCATAATCTGGCAGAGATGGTTTCTGTCCAGGCATACCTGTGCTCTGAAACTATACCCCTCACCTGGGTAGGCGAGGCTTCATTAGAGTATGTTCATGATGATGCTCAGGtaagaaaagccaaaaaaaatgtgcttgtggTAAAAATTACATGTTaatacagttttttgttgtGCACTGCTTTTTAGTTCATATAATTGGAAAGAATCCTACTGACATTTTTGTATTGGAATAGGAAACACTCCAATACAAAGGCAGCAgtgaaaataatgttttgtagAGCTCTTCAGTTACACCTGATTGTATCTTATTCATAACTGGTACCCTTACAGGACCTCGCAGAGCACCTGGTAATCCATGGACATTGTCTGAACTCCACGGATCATAAAGAGCTGAGCAGCCTCTTCAACCTGGGCCAGCAGAGCTCCCATTGGGCTATGGATCGCCGAGTGGCCCTGGCCATGGCTAACCTCGATATCCCCCCAAACTGGAATGTACTCGGGAGCCACAGTGGAGACGGTGAGAGCTGTCTTATCTTGCAGAAGAGGGATTCCTATACAGTTGTGCTgatcaaaaacacataaaatgcagtttttatttcatgaaaaaatgtatttaaaaatattaaaaattgaaaatgtttaaaatggtACACTCTGTTTATCCAAACAAAGTTGTAGCTTGGAAAATGGGATGTTAGAGGGAGAGGTTTTAATTAAAGAGTTGATTTAcagacaaaaaaccaaaaagtggGCAGTTAGTGATTAGAAATGTAGCTGACAGCCTTTGTCATAATGCATCACTCAGCACTGTCCTGGTAACTATGCCAGGAGGTTGAACTCTTCAACTCTGCAACCCCTCCGCCCACCTTCTCCTCAGCCATCATTCCCATTTTCCATG includes these proteins:
- the utp15 gene encoding U3 small nucleolar RNA-associated protein 15 homolog, encoding MASFKPTKIQVYPKLGEKVTQDTLYWKNYKAPVQIKEFGAVTSIDFSPVTPHNFAVTAFTRIHIYGPFSQEPVKSFTRFKDTAYCGRFRSDGQLLVAGCEDSVVRLFDVSGKVALRLFKGHTKAVHLTDFTSDRYQILTGSDDYTCRLWDIPNATELTTYREHTDYIRCGVTSKLNRDLFITGSYDHTVKLFDARVEKSVITMDHGQPVESVLLYPSEGLLVSAGGRHVKVWDLLKGGQPLVSLKNHHKTVTSLALSSNGQRLLSASLDRHVKVYSTTNYKVVHNFDYAASILSLALAPDDESIVVGMTNSILSIKHRKNQEDSKEIAGQQRRRPSYRVFVKGKNYVPKQDDYLVSKPVKEHLAKYDKQLRRFNVSKALDTALETWIRFRKPEITMAVIKELDRRGTLKNALAGRDERGLSQLLNFLIGNFVDARFTPVLVTAAEMILDIYQSIIGQSPLVDRQLLRLQDLVEKELDYQKELLEVLGMLDTMFASSLPRKEVPCSGIGKSNGLTQGEPSTSKPQLQVT